ATCTTATAGGTTTTACCATCAATAGTATCGATCCTGATTTACCTGCTGGCGATTACCCTGTAGTTCTTAGCCTCACTTTCGTTCCTACCGTTTCTTTCTAGAGGTAAATATCATCTAAATGGGAAATCCCATATACCTTGAGTATATGGGATTTTTTGAACTTAACTTTGATTTAGAATTAACCGCGAAATTGATATAATTAATTATATGATACATTAAAATAAAAACATAGGGGGCATTCAAATGAAAAAAACACTTTTTACCATTTTAATCCTATTTGCTTTATTTTCTTCAATCGGCTTTGCTGTAACTATTTATCCCTTAGTAAACAGGCTAAATGTTGAAGCAAATCAAAGAACCATAGAGCTCACAATTAATGTTGCAAACAATAGTCCTAGTATAGCAGACGTTGACGTCGAAATATCAGATTTTGTAATAGAAGGCTCCAAATATCTCTATGAAATCCCAAATTATGCATTTAGTATTAAAGATTGGATTACAATTGAAAGCACACATTTAATTTTACAACCCGGTCAATCAATTGACTATCCAATAAAGATAAATATCCCTTCAGGCTTTAAAGGAGCACAAGCATTTGGTGCAATACATTTTAAACAAAAAGGAAAGCAATCAGAAGTTTTTGAGACAATTTTTGATTATATTTCACTTATAATATTAGATTTTCCAACTGTTAAAAATATCAAAGCACAAATTCAAGATGTGTCAATATACGATCTAACTACAACTGCTTCAAAAACTCTTATTGACAAGTATGGCAACTTTGGAACAGTTATTGATATCGATGTAAAAAATAATGGTAACGCAGTTTTAGCTCTTAATGGAGAAATGAGGCTTATCTCCAGAGAGATTAACAGAATTATCACTTCCATACCATTAAATAGTAATAATTTTGTTGTTTTTCCAGATAGGGCTAATAATTTTGAATTTTTTATTCCATATGTATTGCCAAAAGGAGATTTTGAAATACAAATGGATGGTATATCTCAAAATGTACGTGTTACAGCTTTTAAAAAGCTAAAAATCGAAGGAAAATCTTCTGATAGAGTTGCAGTAATGATTGATCCTGAAATAATTTTAATAAATGTAAAAAGAACAATTGAAAATTCAAAAATAACAATTCAAAACCTTTCGCCTTTATCAACTCAATTTGGCCTCTCTACAATTTCGAAAGCTATAAATATATTACCTGGTAAAATTAGATTATCTCCTTATTCAAAAATAAACGGTTTTGTAAAATTTGATAGTAGACTTGAAAAACTTAAAGATGGTGATAATGTTTTTAAAATTAATATCGATAGTGAAAATGAAATTAGTCTTTTTAAAAATCCAAAAATAGTCTTAAGATATGGTAACTTAGAACCAAATATTGAATCATTCATTACAGATATTGCAACAAATACGTTTGCTTTAAATGTAAAAAATACGGGAAATACAATATTAATTTTTAAGGTTATAAGAACTGAAAAACTTCAATCAAATGATTTAACAAATGAAATTATACTATTTCCAGGTGAAATTAAAAAAGTTTTTCTTGAAATACCTTACAATGAAATTATAAAGAACAGTACCTTTATAATGTACAAAATTTATGGAGAAACCGATTTCAAATACCAAAAAAATATAGGAGATGTTAAAAAATGAAAAAATATTTAGTAATCTTAATAATATCATTAATTACATTTGCTTTTTCTGTTGATATTTATTTTTATCAAACAGATATAAGAGATGCTTTAAATCAAATGGGAATGCAAGAAGGTGTTTCCATAATATATGATCCTTTAATATCTGGTTTCATAAGTGTTGAAGCTTACAACATAACTTTAGAAAAAGCTCTTGATTTAATGTTATTACCTCTTGGATATTACTGGACCAAAATAGACAATGTGTATTTTGTTGGTACTGCAAACCCTGATAGTCCTAATTTTGCACTAATTTCAAAAAAATATCTTTTAAATCTAAGGTTTATAACCTTTGATGACCTTTACAATGCTTTACCTAAGATAATGACAAATTATATATACAAAACACCCAATAAAAATCAAGTCCTAATATATGCCCCTGCAAAAATAGCATCACAAATTGCTGAAACAATAACTCTAATAGATAAACAAATACCTGTTGCAGAAATCCAAGTTAAAATAATAGAAATAGATGAATCCGATTTTAAAAAATTTGGCGTATCTTGGAACAACGAAGAAAACAATACTACATCTTACAATAATGGCAATTTACAATTATCTTTAAATCCTTTAAATGTAAATTTTAATATTATAATGGATACTTTGATAAGTTCTGGTAATGCAAAGGTTTTAGCAGAAGGAACACTAAAATTAAAATCAAATTCTACGTCACAAATTACAGGATATACAACTGTTGGTTTTACTCTTGGCAAAGATAACACTTATGTTGAAAAAAAGATCAACACTCAAATTATTATTTCTGGATATGTTTTTGCAGATCATGCAAATCTCACACTTAAATCCATTGTTGAATCTTTTATACAAAATTCTTCAACATTTACACCAGTTGGTGCCTCAGTTGAAACAAATTTAGATATAAAATACGAACAACCTTATTATATAGCTGGTCTATCTTTTGACTCAGTTACAAAACAAGATGGCGGAATCCCAGGTTTAAAAGATATTCCCATAATTGG
This genomic stretch from Thermosipho africanus Ob7 harbors:
- a CDS encoding secretin and TonB N-terminal domain-containing protein, encoding MKKYLVILIISLITFAFSVDIYFYQTDIRDALNQMGMQEGVSIIYDPLISGFISVEAYNITLEKALDLMLLPLGYYWTKIDNVYFVGTANPDSPNFALISKKYLLNLRFITFDDLYNALPKIMTNYIYKTPNKNQVLIYAPAKIASQIAETITLIDKQIPVAEIQVKIIEIDESDFKKFGVSWNNEENNTTSYNNGNLQLSLNPLNVNFNIIMDTLISSGNAKVLAEGTLKLKSNSTSQITGYTTVGFTLGKDNTYVEKKINTQIIISGYVFADHANLTLKSIVESFIQNSSTFTPVGASVETNLDIKYEQPYYIAGLSFDSVTKQDGGIPGLKDIPIIGNLFKNSTYTSRKKNIVIFIKARLAGEDL